In the genome of Parasteatoda tepidariorum isolate YZ-2023 chromosome 10, CAS_Ptep_4.0, whole genome shotgun sequence, the window GTACGAgatattctttttgaaattgatatcaagacataacaaatattatgatgttccttattataatatattgtgTACGTGTATAATCATGAAAATCCTGTGTAAATCATGGGTGACTGGCCAAATGTGAAAAACTCAAAAACACCGCAGTGTAatcccaaaaaataataattcttagtaATTTGCCAAATTTAGAAATGGTGTACTGATATTGGGTAGTACTAAGGTAATTCTAATTCTTTTAATCTTTGATCATAGTCGTTTATTGACAattttatctagaaaaaaatgcgtaaaacattacaaaatattcactCGCAATCGACTAAAAGTAAGAcactttaataatgaatttaaaatctgaacaaatgtttttttgtgctataagaaattacaaaataagtaaataaataaataaataagtaaaatcgaaatcagatcgtaattttctgaattatttctACAATACATTCTCATAACCGTAggaaaatcaatatatatatatgataattacatttctggtaaaaaacaacaacataatacTGGTTAATAtgaccaaaatatacgatatttaattcgataaaaccaaaataatatttaatacgataaaaaccaaaatatacgatatttaatacgataaaaaccaaaatatacgatatttaatacaataaaaccaCAATATAccatatttaatacaataaaatcgAAAGATACAATGAACGTAaccaaaatttcgatttttacctttatttgttaatttttttgttcattatggAAACGTTTTACCGGAagttctaaattttcaaatttatagttattaccacacatttagaaaaatatacaaaactaaaaaataaattaatggtcatttttcatgatatcttagagcatggaataaatggattttattccatgctctaagatatcatgaaaaatgaccaaatttaccaaattttatcacatattgtaaaaccatatgttactgtaaattttaccaaaatcatcacCAAATTTCTTCGTCAAAATTGCAGAGTTTTTTCTCCACCCATAAAGCCAGATATGAGGTAAATATTACcctattttgataattttagccgtacattttttctcaatgtaacaagcaaatatagtaatattttattttaaacgtcGGAAACTTTATTGAGTGAAACTGGAGTTGCAAGTTTGAAACAACcaacaaaaatatgtaatacttGAAAGCAAGAGAATAagtagataataaaattaaaaaatgcataaaaaatagctGCTTCTTTCAAATAGACTGAAAAggagataataattttttttccaaatcaaatATGAAACACGAACGGCGCATCACttgctaaagaaagaaaaaaagttgatgATGACagaacttcattaaaaattgatgcGTCGGatgttttcctttcttttagtccaaaaatatcaattattttctccatttcagttttttgaaatattacaaaatctaagttatttaaatcaatatttttacctCGTTAGATTTGAGTCTCTTATTTTGTTAGTTGTTGAAGTTTCAACTAATGATTGAATGGTAATAAATTTTGTCTGTACCATTTTGACAACATTTGAACCTTGTACTGACATCAGGCACTGAGCCCCAGATGATATTTTAACGCAAATTGGAAAATGgtctgaaactttattagatAATAAACTCCATGTGCTAACAATATGGCGATCCGCAAATTGTAGCTATTAGAAAAACAACGAAACTTGTCACCTGGCACAAGTCTCCAGTCAGAAATTGGACAGCATTTTGCTAAACGATAAATTCCATTTGGAGATAAAAATGACGTTAAATTCTGCTTGTAGGGATCTGCAAATTGCATTGTCATCAAGCACAAAGCTCTGCTAAAGATTTGAAGCATTCTACGcagtaaaaaattgcaaatcaaatcatgaaatccatctttaccataaatttttacagaacaaaaaatcttacataccgaaacttttacagtaatatttactgtaaaatcaccgAATCACTGTTATAATtacagcaataaataaatattgcagtaaaaattatggtatattattttacggtaaaaatggacgTTAAGGATGTTGCACTCAGGGTGCCActactttttatcataatttgatccgaaatttcaCAGTGTAGTTCAGTAAGAAACTAGAATTTTGGTTGCGAGATTCAACTCTCTGTaaaatgaaagtgaaataattaaaacgtagcaaaataaattttacgagaAAATCTTTGAATGAATAGTGATTTTAAGGCTTTAACAATCGATGAAATCcttcgaacaaatttttttttctgcagtatTGCTAAGAACTAGtaactaagaaaattttcaataatgctCTTGATAAAGCCaactataaatacatatttatctcAAATATGTTTTAAGCCTATTGATTTCGCTTCGGTAACTACAGGCAAAACAGATTAAGAACCCCAAGTTCTCAGGGAAGTTCAAGTTCATTGTGAAATTCTTTAATCTATCTTACTTTACAAAGCTACTTACTACAAttaaaatggaacaaatttcttttaatcactcaggcaaatattatgaaaatgctTCTAGTTTTTGTTAAAGACCTAAATGTAGCGTgtgaattgaaaatgaatattagagggaccggaaagtaatgtcatttcggtgcatttaatatttgttatcaagattttatttttaatcaataatgtattcaccctcgttagcaacaacctttcaatgctggatcgaaaatgaattgaaatggatcgaaaaaaataaattggtttttaaaatgtaacaaatattaaatgcgCCGACATTACTTTCCTGTCccccaaatatttttcaaaaatatttactgcctgaatcataatattttattgatataataattattttcaggaaatgcaatgtatgttaatttttttaacaaaaaaaagtatctacttccgttattattttcaatttcatttaaaacatgttttcacATTCAAAGgcattttcgtttaaaatacactttaaaaattgattaaaaaattttaaatttatttacgaagttttaattttatcaacaaagTTGCGAttctaatttaatacaattcaaaaatttatttcaatccgCTAAAAAAAGAGCATTCAAAAATGTGATTGAATTAaatgcgaaataaaataaacagtgcTTTTCtgtgaactttatttttaattttgattttcgaGTTTCTTatccttattaaataaataatttttggaggAATTGTTGTTTAGAGTGAGTAAAGACTATCGTTTAGAGTTACACAAGCTGAGtgactataattttatatttatgtatcttggcattttcttgtttatttatgaaaaatacataagCATATCATTCAACAGAGGAAAATGAAATGCAGTTGTTGAATGAAATTCATATTGGTGAAAGTATAGAAAAATCATAGAATACTGAATAGAGtagaaaatacataaatggaaaaaaatggaattggagctaaaaataataaataaaaaacaatttttatccaactgaaaaagtttaaataaaaagactgaaaagatgaaatataaaaattaaatatataatttctttttaatatttcgataTCAAAActcttaattcaaatttttgctcagaatttttttttaatattatcttagAACTTGGTAAAATGAAACTAGAAACTTAAATAACTATTTGATCttgtttatttgtgtttattgaAGTGTTTTGACGTTATTTTACTGTTATCACAAAGAAAACTCTATTTCTTTTGGCTAACTTTCAAAATGTggctgtaaaataatttgttataaagtGCTTTAATCtcaacattcaaaatttttttaattgaaaattgaaataatcgTTTTTATCATCATATCATTTTAATGACCATACAGTTTCTATTGtttcattattcatatttattattataatcatcaGAATATTATTTGGatcattttatttatcctttatttttccttggctaacttacaaaaaaatgatttgtaaaatgaaagttttattagaATCATCATAataccatttttataatttatttattctaactaCCTAGCAAAATGTggctgtaaaataatttattatgaagtgCTTTATTCTCAACACAAAattggaaatgttattttatttaatattaacttcattttaattttatgcctACTTGTTATGTCTGCTTACGACAAAAACTAGTCAAAATGTTGATTGGATACATTTTGCTcacataatttagaaaataaacttatgCTGACACTTGGCACTAAGCTCTGAGCTTTGTTATTTGTCGgaaagcaatcaaaattttgattaataaaaaattccattttgcaataaaattgtaacatttttgtttgTAGTTGTCAGAAAACGAGTAAAACTTGTCTTGTTAAAAACAactgtttgtaaaatttaaaatatgttaaatttcgaTCTTTTAAGATATTAAGAAATTGGTCAGAATTTTAGACTGGCGATAAATTATATTTGGCGACAAAAGGGTGATATAAATTTTGCCTGCATTGGTGAAGAAACTAGTGTTGTCATCAAGAACACAATTCCCGGAAATTGAAGACCTACTAAACTTTGAGTCCTCCGGTAATTAAAAAAGTGGAGGCtaattatgaactatttttgGCGATAATATGACAATAAACTGTACTTATAGCAGCAAAGAACAATAGTACAGATTTGAGTCCGCTGGAACGTCAGAAAGTGGTTGAAATTCGGAATGCAACATACTAGCCTCACAAACACGGAAACAACTTAAacgcattaaataaatataatgattttgcaatctatttttgactttttatgtgtctttctattttaatattttatgatcttTACAATCTTGAAGTCcagttttttctgtttataaaattttattattgaaagatTGAAAAACGAATGGTAACTGTAAAATTAGAAAAGCGATACACGCATCAGCCTCTACTTTCGAAATTCTCTCATAATGAAGTTCTACCAATGTAAGCAGATttcgtttacttttttaaacgcAATTTTCTCACGTTAAAAATTGATACATACAATTAAAtgcggaaaaaaatattggtacaCGCAACTTTCACTTGTTCCCTTACTTATTCATCGTCATTTACGGAGCACGTTTTTCCGCTTACGCTAAGGGTCACTGATCAAATAGCTCAACTCAATATGTAATTTACTTCATTGATAGTTTctaacatttcaattaatgagaaaaataggaattttaCTGTTGCAAAAAAGTGTTGTGTCAGTCGGGGCAATTGTCCGTTTAACCCCTAACTAATTATGTTTTCAAGTAAAACTCAGCATGGAACGTTATTTTGAAATACGTGCTACattttttatgtgatttatgggtaagaaacaaatattttatggaagTCTAGTTATTAAATGACATTGTGTTTTGCACGgtaaattgttttaacaaatataataacaaataaatctgAATTGTGAGTCGACTATTGTATGAGACTGTAGTTTTAAATATGGAACACagaaaaagatactttttttcttaatacattCTCTACTTAATACATActcttggaaattttaaaataagtcattttcgtgtgttttaaaatgaaaaaaagctcaagatttgattaaaagtttgtgtgttttaaaatcatgcagCATATTTGAAggaatattgtattaaataaatatttaaataataattttaaattatagcgaAGTATATCTAGTTTTAGAACGGAGGATGAACAgattattaatgttcaactccgtaaccatATAATTTGGAATCCAATTCagaaggcaaggggactcctggatcaatcattgggacaaactattcttgtggtttaattttatatgaaacaaactcgcatttgcgttacatggagagaaaaaccacgtaAACCTCTCACGCGTAGTCTAACGCAAGGAGATTCAAATCCATAATCCGGCTACCACTGAGGGCATTTTACAACAGCACTCAAATCGGTGCAAGAAAACGGAATATAAACGGcgtttttattaaaaggaaaacacCCATTGAGTTGTTTAAAGAAGGGCTTGTTTCTCGGTGCAATGGCTGCTTAATAAGTAacttaataattcatatttaagtaaacttacatgtttttaactaaacacgaaaaagataataaaagaaatttatttttcaaaaactaaacgAATTAACGAATTtcttaactgtttaaaaattaatttatttattaaaaaaggaagcctaaaatattgaagaaatgttcaaataaattaattattttactaaatcaatataaattagaaaataaaaaccatatatATAACAGAGTTTGCTAAAATTGTTCATAAGggtgcattattttaaaaatgaagggaaaactaaaaacaattgtATCATAATGAAATTACATTGACATAGCAGTCGAAAAtaaacactcaaaaatattaaaaacgaaagaatcttttaacaatgaattaatttcaaCTAATAAAAACCGAAccttcgattaaaaaaaaccgAATCATCAATATcttcaagaaaacaaaataaggactCACCCCTTTTATGTGTCATAACTTCTTTCTTGCGTCATGGAacactatttattaattcagaATAATACTTGCTAAGTTGAGTTGTCATTGTTATCTATCGAAATCAACACCACGAAAGGACCACCCAATCGCAAGATCGAAacgttttaaaatcaaacaaaacgCTCATCAAAGGAGACGaaaattaaagactttttttatcttttttaaaatttcctttactAATAGCTATTCGACTCTGTGATAGCATTAACCAATACACTCAACCAATCGTCGCCAAACGAACAAAGAAAAAGATGCTGAAGCTAGAAGAAAGACCTTTtgtctttttctaaaatagtttgctttttcttatgaaatataaattaaatgtttctttttttcgataattttcttttatcgtatCGACTCTATTCTCATTTCTGTATGTTGTAAaactgaatttgaaattttgcacaatttattaaatgcatttcgAACCCGTATAATTTATCCGACTTAAAAATGTCCAAACACAATGTACACTTTAATGCAAAATGCATAATATTCCATGTAAAATGTATCGACatttattcccccccccccaaaaaaaatatgCGTAGTACATAACATAATCAATATTAGTCCAAATGCGTGTAAAATAGAACAGaacattctatttaaaattaaaagattataaaacgataataaaaatacttagtttATAGAATTgttcacataaaaattttgttatttttcttctacaataatatttttaaataaaataaatcacacCAGGTCtgtttatgaatataaaatttgtgtaaaatttgaaatttttaacttgaaactAAGGGAAAATGTAAACGTatacatctattttaaaaacagaaggaaaaaaatccaaattccttcttcaaataaataatacaaaataaatttatttaaattttgttcgaTATTTGGACAAGCggtgttttacatttaaaatcgtTTAACTGACATTGTGAGCTTAAGGGAATGGAGCAATATTGCACggaaagaatttcttttttaaacaaacacgtttacgaaaataaattcttttttcaaaatcgtGTAAGAAGGTTTtcggaaatatttaaacaggTCAAACTTTTTGAATGTAATCATTGTGACCATTTGCGACTCTATTGGGATTCacatatttaattgtaaggaaTTAGTCGCAAAAAGTTGCTTATTAGACTATCGTTAATGACTGTTCTGTTTAGAGTGGAATCGTAACTTAAGTGAGACAAGTCACGTAAAAGTAAACACCTGACTTTAATTCGACAAACAAATtcgataaaaagtaaatatgagaggaaaaagtaaatatgaaaaagcCGTAAAAAATACAGCCGAATATCGCTTATACTGTACAGAATTCCgtatcaaattatggtaaaaaggcGTGCAAGTACACAGGGTGGAGAtatttttaccgcaaaatccatttttaacggAACATGAAATCTGATGgaccgtaatttttaaactaataagtaccttaaaatcactgaatcactctaattaggtaaatattactttaaaaattaaggtataatattttacggtaaaaaaaggaatgttacgaatgatgcatccaaagtgctactttataccgtaatttgatccgaattaatccgtaattttttacagtgtagggcTTAAAAATAGGTTCATAAAGTGAAACGTTATTATGGCTGTAATACTTTTTACTTTGTACTtagtatattttcagaatttttaaaacatttcctcAACATAAATTCTGCCCTTGAACAGAGTTGATAGACacacattaataataaaatattattgaaaaaaaattaaaaaaaacttttttttttggtttagcacgaataagtaagaaatataatactagttgcaacttaaaataatgaatttaatcgATGAATACCTCTGTGGAATTTTCCATgatattttgtgcattttatataaagttgtGTTGGAAGAAtttctgataatatttttaagaaagccGACAAGTAGTCGgtggtttattttaaattattatacggGGATAAATATTCTGGTAACATTACCATACTGTAAGGTAATGACGTTTCTGGTAGCAGAATCCTTaaatctggttaataaaaccaaaagatacggtatttaaactgattattaggtaaattttttatttatatggtaAAGGTTAATCAGAAATTGTTGTTTTCAATACTATAAAATcttattgccacacatttaatgaaaaatacaatactgaaaaataaatttaaccgaatatatattttttatgccgTCCTCCTAAGGTATCATTGcctaattttatcacatatcacAGTGATAAGATTTATCACAGTTTATCACAATTTTATCACAGTTTAACTCAATactaattttatcacatattttatggttatatttcattgttaattttccggaaaacattattaaagcgcttcggtaaaaattaccaagcttttgggtgttcccatagagcagtgtttcccaaagtgtggtaagcgtacccccaggggcacgggaacagtttagcggggatacgcgttcttatgcgaaatatcttgcagaaaacgaaaattaaattttttttatttaaaaacaaagctggccataaaattttacgattacgtatgtttctattggctattttttgcaaagttaacagttaataattagtggtgttaACAactagttgtgatttttaacttttgtgcaattttttcaaagtaaaaaatacataaatttttttattagtggtacatagcgttacgaaaaatttagaaagggtacacagaagtcataagtttgggaaacactgccataGAGGCTGAAACATGGtacattttactatattctggtagtttcgaccatactttttctctcagtgtattattattattcgaaaaaaatcaCCAACTTTTCATCTGAACCAAGAAAAGTTAACTGAAACTTCCTTTTACTTTTCGAACTTCGTTGTTTAACAGTTGTAATTTGTTACTAACGCANTCTTCCCAAACTTGTGAGAAtccttaaacttattttttaaacttgttgattttttttaacttgtataatttttttttacggttGGATCGCTCTACATTCAGATCTCTCTTTTACTTTCGTGATCAATGCCATTTTATGTATTAGTCATATGTTTATGGATCATTATCGGATCGTTAAGCTTCCTCTTTatgagtttaaaatgtttttattcactTGATTAAAGTTAATATGGTGATAGGTTTCTCCACAATAAGCGgaaattcttcattaaatacattaaagtcTAATATTATTcgatttcaaaacaatttaaggCAATTCATGATTAATGAAAATTGCTGATTTCCATGAGAGATATGGGTCATTAAAAACTAGTATTTTCGAATTagaattaacaaaagaaataagtaaGCAAGCTTTAACTTTCAACTAGCTAACGTTAACTAACTAGTTTTTAACTAACTAATGTTAAGTAACTAACTTTTAACTAACATTGAGTTTTTCTCATGTGTAAATGtgcatatataaaataatttaaatgttataataaaactaactagtatttaaaaaattatctttttcaaatagACTAAAATAAGTAATGTTATTTCAGTCAGATTTCAAACTAATAACGTATCACTATTAAAAGATAGAAGAAGATTCAAATAGATTCAGAAGATTTGTTTCGAAAATCATCCTTATACATTTTTCGTTTCAACACTGACAGGAATAATTGATTCTATTAGTTCGTTGAAATAGTAAAGTGGTCGACTGGTGATAAAATGGTGACTTATTTTGCTTACATTTggattattttactattattttagattattatattagcttacattattttaaatttagaaaacagtTGTAAGTATTTCGAAATTTCGACTGACGATGCATTTTATTTGGCTTGTACATTATTTGCTAGAGAAAATTCGGAGCTTATATTGTCCTCCAGCATATAGCtacgtttttaatttaagtactaTGGCTAGTTGAGGAGTGgccaaaattttaactgatGAAAAGTTCGCTTTTTTGATTAGAGGGCGATAAATTTACAGAGTTATTACTAGACCACAGGATCATTGGGGAAATTTGAGAACTCCAGTTAATTAGTGAGTGGTCAGAATttcgataaataataaattcccaATGACAATATTTAGgcatggaattttaattttagttgtcATGAAACGATTGAAACATAAGTTGTAATCGGGCACAACGCACCAGGTCAGGTTTGAGCATTTAGTTATAAACTCACAATATATTGGGGCATCGAATTCAGCAAgtcacaaaaacattttgatctAGTATGAGCTTATATAACCGAACATATCCTTTACAGCTGAAATCTAAGAAAGTTCGGCATTTATATTTCCTACAAACATATCCTAAACTATTactgtataaattattaattgttgtaaaattatttggtagcgaaaattttttttggtaaagcattttttaaaaaattatattttataatccaTTTACTGCCTGTTTTTAGAAAtgactctaaaaatatattgtagtgAGTTCACAAAATCTTGCTATGAATTTTAAGTAAtcatgtgttttaaaatttatcagtgGCAGCATGGATTCAGCTTTcagtttgttgataatataatctatttttttatttacaagtccgacttgaaaatagtttttgcaaTATCCAAAAcggtgtaaatatttataaattaataaaaaaatttgtttgtttgtttgtatttaacgttttttgcaagttttttgttgtattttgtatttattctatttaacaaatattttagttaatactttgtatgaatgtttttctttgaaCAGCACATAATGTTTAAATGAGTTGGTATGCGTTTTACAAAACTTtcctaaagttttaaaatattcagctgttttgaataaacaaaaatgtttgattagaatatatttttattaattttttagttcatttcatAACAGTTAATGTAGGAAACattatagaaacaaaaaaaagacattttgaaatttatgaactcgatccaaaaaaacttaaaacagaaTGGAAATAGcggaattttaaaatgcttttccaaacatcaattaaaattatctgtttcATAGGGTATTTTAAGTCACTTCTTGAGTTAAGCTACTTCGTGAAGCAAaccaatctatttttttaaattacaaattaagctctacttgaaaatttattttaatttatttattattgaaaatacgaATTTAGTGTTTGCCAATACTTTAACATTACGAGACAACAACCCTATAAGATTGTCTAACACACACAttactaaaatgatttttaagaatgaGTGATGGCTTTACATAACTTTCATACACCCACTGATATTAATAGAGCTTGTtgtatcaaacttttaaataaacttgttATATCAAATCTGTAGATAAACTTGTTACATTAAACTTGTAAataaacttgttaaaaaaaactataatctatttttttttatttcatagctaTTATCATCAGCACAAAGCTTTTGACAAAGAGTCTCAGGAGTTTAATTTCATAACTGTTTTAGTgtcttaaacaataattatgataattttatttttaatatagactaacttagtcttttttttaactttcagatAAAGCAATTATGTTTAGTAGCTATCTATTCGCTACTTCTGATATCAGGAAGAACAGATGCGAGACCAGATTTTATTGAATCTATGAGCCGGCAATTCTTTGGTATTTCTGATGATGGTGGTCACCAACACAATCAACAGCAGCAAGATcctttttctgaaatgtttgGATTACAAAGCCAAAAAGTTCAATCTAGACCACCTTCTCCTGTGCAAAGCCATCGATATAGAACTCACCCTCCTTTGCAGAATCATTCGCCAGGACACCGCCCTCCAGCTCCTAATCATCATCAAAGCAAACAACATCATCAAGGATCTGCCCCTCAGCGTCAAGGTTATTATCTAAAACCTCTTAAAACTCATCATCAGTCTCCTCATCATCAAACTCATCATGTGCATGCCCAGCATGTCAAACATGACCCACACCCAGAATACAACGGTCCTCCCCCAGTATATGGGCAACAGCAAGGTTTCGGACAACGTAATCCTGACGCAAATGATACTGCCACTGTGGGTCATCCCGCTGAGAAACAAAGTCATCATCATATTCAGCCAACACAACTGCATCATCAACAGGCTCGACAACCAGAATACGCAATTCAGCATTATCCTAAGCATGAAACTATAGAGTACCATCAACCACCAGAAACTGTTGTAGAATATCAACAGCCTCCAATAGAATACCATGCTCCCCCGCCATCAGAGTATCATCAAGTTCTCCATCAACCAGCTGTAATCGAAGAACATCACGGACCTCAAATAGAGATACATACTGAACCCCATCACCATGAGCATCCAACTCATGTAGATTATCATCATCCTCCAGAGGAACATCATCATACTTTTACCCTTCCTAAACCGAAAAAATTTCACCTGAGCTTCAACCAACCCAGTCCTGATTACAAAATAATCGATAAGCACTTGAAAATACCTCCAGTAAAGTTTCGATTTCACATAAATCCTAAAATTACGATTACAACTAATACTAAAGATCCCCTGGATAAGAAGCATCACGATGATGAACATGATTTAGAGCCATATCCTCCACCTGATGCGTTTTCTGATCATGACGCTCCTCCATCCTACAATGAGCATGTACTTGAACATTATTCTCCTCATCACCATCACCCATCTTCATATGATATTCAGAAACAATATCCAGCAGACTATCCAGAAGCAAAGCATTATGCAG includes:
- the LOC107446213 gene encoding eukaryotic translation initiation factor 4 gamma-like isoform X1; protein product: MKAKNDYCAVRNIGQIKQLCLVAIYSLLLISGRTDARPDFIESMSRQFFGISDDGGHQHNQQQQDPFSEMFGLQSQKVQSRPPSPVQSHRYRTHPPLQNHSPGHRPPAPNHHQSKQHHQGSAPQRQGYYLKPLKTHHQSPHHQTHHVHAQHVKHDPHPEYNGPPPVYGQQQGFGQRNPDANDTATVGHPAEKQSHHHIQPTQLHHQQARQPEYAIQHYPKHETIEYHQPPETVVEYQQPPIEYHAPPPSEYHQVLHQPAVIEEHHGPQIEIHTEPHHHEHPTHVDYHHPPEEHHHTFTLPKPKKFHLSFNQPSPDYKIIDKHLKIPPVKFRFHINPKITITTNTKDPLDKKHHDDEHDLEPYPPPDAFSDHDAPPSYNEHVLEHYSPHHHHPSSYDIQKQYPADYPEAKHYAVDHGHHAVEHYAVGHHTVEKPAYPPPYHIDLSQGHSHHNPHRSGKHYEPTFKVKTRPIIFTEAPPTKATTTTTTARPTRSTARTTTTTTTTTSRPRSRSRARLSERNPSFSVAFTQTSSTATTPIERSEVVTSSSTTSTSNNSERERESSGISARNDDRSSTSSATSQASSTTTTTMSTSTTTTTTTPKPTTTTTTTPQPTTSTTTTTTTPKPTTTTTTTTTPQPTTSTTTTTTTPKPTTTKAVSTTTRSTPAEETTPRTTTAIVNVGDNEIDMKKETDSPRRRPEPLQVERSETLTIESSESVKVIETTMLIDGKNQTVRFYYITQPVKLPPELFQKMTGQNKLSTSGMSVIKLRDKRFVMNVDDLESIENL
- the LOC107446213 gene encoding eukaryotic translation initiation factor 4 gamma-like isoform X2, producing MIKQLCLVAIYSLLLISGRTDARPDFIESMSRQFFGISDDGGHQHNQQQQDPFSEMFGLQSQKVQSRPPSPVQSHRYRTHPPLQNHSPGHRPPAPNHHQSKQHHQGSAPQRQGYYLKPLKTHHQSPHHQTHHVHAQHVKHDPHPEYNGPPPVYGQQQGFGQRNPDANDTATVGHPAEKQSHHHIQPTQLHHQQARQPEYAIQHYPKHETIEYHQPPETVVEYQQPPIEYHAPPPSEYHQVLHQPAVIEEHHGPQIEIHTEPHHHEHPTHVDYHHPPEEHHHTFTLPKPKKFHLSFNQPSPDYKIIDKHLKIPPVKFRFHINPKITITTNTKDPLDKKHHDDEHDLEPYPPPDAFSDHDAPPSYNEHVLEHYSPHHHHPSSYDIQKQYPADYPEAKHYAVDHGHHAVEHYAVGHHTVEKPAYPPPYHIDLSQGHSHHNPHRSGKHYEPTFKVKTRPIIFTEAPPTKATTTTTTARPTRSTARTTTTTTTTTSRPRSRSRARLSERNPSFSVAFTQTSSTATTPIERSEVVTSSSTTSTSNNSERERESSGISARNDDRSSTSSATSQASSTTTTTMSTSTTTTTTTPKPTTTTTTTPQPTTSTTTTTTTPKPTTTTTTTTTPQPTTSTTTTTTTPKPTTTKAVSTTTRSTPAEETTPRTTTAIVNVGDNEIDMKKETDSPRRRPEPLQVERSETLTIESSESVKVIETTMLIDGKNQTVRFYYITQPVKLPPELFQKMTGQNKLSTSGMSVIKLRDKRFVMNVDDLESIENL